The genome window TAATATTTGTAGGTGTTGGGGCAGTGGcgtaggattctgcgctctttgagtCGGAGTCGTTCGAATTGGGTAGGGGAGCTgtcagaccagaaaatgaagcggAAAATGTgtaggggacggataagctgtttatagtaaAACGCCTTGACTTTCAGAGGTGTTGGGGTCTTGTATTTCAAGATTGGgtaaagggatttgaaggcaccagttgcacagCTTAATGCTTTCGTGATATGTGGaagtgggataggcgggaattcatagtcaccccaaggtaggacTTCATTTACGTTTGGAATTGGGGCCTTGTGGATTTTGAAGGATAGGGTTGATACTCTTCATTTTCGGCACCATCCTTATGTTCCCGCAGAATACAATGGTTTCACATTTCTGTGAGTTTAAGGAAAGTTTCAAGTGGGTGAAGTACCGgtaaagctcgtccaaataggcgGGCATCACCGGCCGGGCTGTATTTAGTGGAGATGTAAGGGAAATGAGGTCATCCACGTACTGGAGGATACGGATTGGGTTTGGGTGTGGGGTTGGTTTAGGTAGGTCGGCGGTGAACAAGGAAAATAGGGTAGCATAGAGGATTGAACCTTGAGGGATACCAACCGCAGCCAGGGTTTGTGGTATGATCTCGTTTTGTTGTCTATTCTGTGTGCTTCAACATAATTTGTTATAATGTTGTATTTGCAAGCCAGCAGAAACTTTCTAAAGGCGACAGTGCCACTTTAGTCATTGAGGTACCTCAGGTTCCCTCgtatctgttgccccaacgaaaAGTGGTATTAATACTGACCCGCGTACCCTAGTTTGTTCCACGAAGTTCCGATGAGATCCTAAAAGCTAATATCAGTCTAGAGGTCCCTTCAAACTACTCTCCCCTAGCATCTATGATATAATTCGCCTTTCACCCGAAGATAGTGGAACGTGTAGCACTATCGATCACCAACCGaatccatcaaactttccacaCCATCGCAAGCTGCGCGCAACATCATTTCGGACTTCTCTTCTACTCAGTCAAACGGCCCGGTGCTGCAAGTTGCTTCTCCAACAAATTAACTCTTTGTATCCAAGCGTCGGTGACTTGTAACCAACCTGCTCGATTTCACCAACTTGGTGGACAAATATCTAAATTTTCGATATGAGGTGTGCATTATCTGCGCAGATTTTTACAACCATTTGACTCTGTTAATTACAGAATACTTCTATGCAGAGGGGAGTCTGCATTCACCTATTTAACCGTCTCGGCAACGATTTTTTTTGGCTACATATACCGTTCCTTTGCCTCCTTCTCTGGTGTGCCACAGCGGTAAGTTCTAGGTCCAccactattttttatttttcatcaacgaCGTACCCCCTCCCCTTCCATGCTCGCTTTACGCCTATTACTTTAAGTTCTGCTTATATGAAGTTTTGCCAATAGACTGTGTGTCTTTAAAGTCAATTTTAGACCCTCTGGTTCTCTAATAATCTGTTAataatttggtagaaaatatcaaCAATCCTCCTCATCTACCAATCTGTTTTTCTTCGCGACCACCATTTATTATTCATGGGTACGAGTCCTTGGATGGAACCCAACTTTCAATGATCAAGTTCGTTTCGACAAACATTGCTTGGATGTCATCAATCATCATCTTTCGCACCTCTACTGATTTTGCGTCCATTCACATtcccttaacacttttcaactcccttgttCGAAGCATTCTTGAgaattgctccgtgatctggccCCTTTGCTGTAAGTACGATTGTGTTGCCCTTAAAAATTTCAACGCCAGTTCTCCCAATCCCTCTTCTTTGAGAAAAACTACTGACATCACCTTCCTCTATTCTTCCAAAATCTTACAGGACTCCCACAAAAGGAGGCACTCGTCATTTACATGGCATTAGGACGCCAAGGAAGTGAGGGAACCCTAAAGGGCCCTTCCTCCGATCTTCAAGAGAGCCTTAGGAAGATCTGAAAAAGACGAAACATCGATTCAGGATCTGATCCTCCGTGGATCTTCACCTGGCACCTGGGGTTCTGGGTCTCACGATTCCACGCGTACGCATGACATGTGAAATCCAAGAGGACACAATTATAGTGAGAATTTCAATGTAGAGAGAAACTTAGACAAATCCTTGAAGGAACAATGttgttttaaattaaataaaaaaaatcagtgtAAGGGTCCGCAtgaaggtgaaatttttataTAGAACAAGCGGTGACAAATGGAAAAAATCTAACCTTTTTTGAAGATCGGTCCTTCTAGCACTGATTTTCCACTTTAGTAATTAATCCATTATCCATCGATTATCCACAGTTTTTTTCTGAGTAATGAAAATCCTGGGACAGGGACAATAATTATATTTATAAACGAGAATTTGAAAGTGGTTTTATTGTCTTCCGAATAATTACTCTACAACCGAAGTAGTTATTGCCATCTGGGTTTCATTATAATTAAGGAAGCTTTTAAGTGGCAGTTTTGCATCCTGGTCTTCCATAAAAGAAAAAAGCTAATAAAACGGGAAATTTCCCTCATATGGAACAAAATAGGAAAGTTCATACAACGTTTCCTTAAGACACTTTACACTATCCTTCAAGAACCTCTTTCCCTGGAAACGTGTTAATTCAGAAACTGAACCCACAATGATGAAAACATACCCAAACATACCTGGCATCCTTGCCTCATGCCGTCTTCAGTCAAATAAATATTTCTCGTCCTTTATTTACCAACAACAAAAGGACTCATTATGCAAATGCGCCGTGGCTAGACAGCTTACCTCATGCCTACCTGGATGGCAATTTCATCAATGAAAACAGGATTATAATGGGAGAACCTGTTCGGGTTTTATTATTTGTGGACCAGAGTTTAGTTAGGGTTTCTTTGGAAGGGATGAAGGTACTTCAAGCATAAGGTATAAAGGGAACtatctaaatttttaaattcaattcataTTTGTTAGTCTCTAAGAGCGAATGGTAAGAGGATTTCATCGTCCTTTATCCTCAGAACGCTAACATGACTTATCTGAAAGGATTCtgcattaaaatatttttggcgGGGGTGATTATTGCTCATGTGGCCGCTTTTTATTCCCCAAAATCGACTCCAAcgctaaatttaaattatttagagTTTTCGGTGGACAAGTGCCGACGTAGGTGCCTTTTCAAAGTAAGTATTGGAGTGAATTTTCTCAGAGTTTTGGGGAgctcaaaaaagtaaaaaaatctaatttcgttatcattttttttctagttttctTCGGAACCACCAAGACAGCATAGACGCCACAGTTGTGGAGCACGCCAGGATTGCCTAATGTGTTGGGACTACTGCAAAATGGTTCCTTTGGCGTACTCTCACGTTCCCATGGGACCAAGGATTGTCAGTGATATGTGCAATGATCGAAACTTCTGCATGCCAGGATGCAAGTTTGCATGCAAGCAGTTTAAAGTGAAGCTTGTATCTGAGATTGGTGCTAGTGATACAAACAACCTTTGAGGCCAGCGATATGGTTATTAAAGAAATTGGATTTTCAAGGACGCTGAGTTTGtagttttttattattggaGTTATTGTGAGCctaaaatttggaagaaaagtCATCAATTAAACTAAATCTTTGCAAGAGCTAATAAACCTATGTAAAGTGGTGAATATTTCGTTTGAATAACCTGACTATCCGAGGGTTTCCTATTGTGGAAAGTATTTTAAAATTCTAGCACTAGTTACTTCTCAACCACAATAGTAATTGTGCAGTAGATACCAAGTTCTTTAAATTCGCCATCCTTTTCGCAAAAAAAATCCTTAATAAATCTCGATATTTTCCTCTGTCGTCGTCTAGGATCTAAAACCCATTTCGGACCTTGATCTTCAGGATATCCTTCCTCGAACCACCTCGATTCATCAATCATGTCCTCCACTTTTGAAATCGGAGCAGAACCAAGCGCAGttcaactcatggttgtatctgatttGATAGGTGGTCCTCTCATTTCATTCCTCTTATCCGTCTCAGGACAGGACCCTCTTCTCGAAGGTATTAACCAATTTTATTCGGAAGTTGATGTTAGGGTCTATATTTCACATAAGTAACATAGCACAGGTCTTATGTTATTATAGTTCTGTATACTCGGAGCTTTGCTTCCCTGTGTATGCAGCTGGCTTTCAAAATTAGGAGGACCGAGTAGAAGGCTCTGTTTGCGAGCTGAATTCGGCGTTTTATTCCGTCATTTTTCATCACTTGTACGCCTAAGTTTTACTCATCAATTGTTATATTTTGTCTAATGGACGTCATTTTTCTCGTTTACGTCATAATTTTCGCCTTGTTTTCGTTAATTCGTAGACCAACTTCGTTTACTGTTTTATCGAAGTGTGAAAGTTCGCGCCATGATATTTATATCGTCCGCATATGAGACGATTTGGCTTATAACCTGGTCCTGTACCAAATTGAACAGTAGGGGTGCCAGGTTTTCTCCTTGTCTGAATCCGACCCTTATATCAAATGCATCTTTCATTGACTCTGACCGGCGCTGTTATGTAGGTGCCACTCTGATATGGCTTACCAGTTTGGCTGGAATTCTCAAGTTAAACATTACTTTGTTCAGTACATTTTGGTCAATACTGTCATATGTCTACTTTTATCGTCAAATCAGTCATTTCTCCTACGCCGGTCATATCAAATACCATCTATAGGCAGGGCCCCTGAAATCCTTGAGAATAGGACCTAATCGTTCTTTCAGTTCTCCCTTATATCATTTTTTAGCTTTACCACTTCAAATTTTCTAAATGGGTTGGTTCTTATTCCGCGGGTCTTAAAAAATCGGCATCTGTAGACGCCTTTTATCATGTAGGGATGGGAGTCATAGTTTGCTCCTTGATACGATCTTACGTCGAAGATACTGGAAGACCATCGTTTGGTGATGAAAACGCGGTCTATTTGGTTGCCATTTGATTGCCATCTGAGGACGTTCATGCTCATGTTTTCATAAGTTTGTGCCTTCGTTTCTGTGGTAtcaatcctgtccgaggctattcatcctgtttttttttggcattgaACTTTTTGGTTGTCTTCAGtgtttgaatgaaatgaaaagattgtttttttttaactcaaTATGAttgtaagcactgaagaagggagcaacTGACTCCGGAAATATCAATATCTGCCAATAAATACCATAGGGTTGTCCTTTATCAAAAAGCAAGCTGTTCATGCTGTTTCTGTACATCCTGTTTGGTTTTTTGGTGGCTATATACCTTTCGCTCTGAACCCCTCCACTTGTAGGATTAGGTCAATTGAATTAGAACCCCTTGAAGAAGGGGTGTGATAAGGTAGAATGCAGTATGATGAAAAAAGGTTTTCAGTTGATTGTTCCTGCTGCTAAAGACGACGTCCAAACCATGTCTTCCAGCTttcggaaatgaaatttcgttgAATTCCAAAGCTATTCTGCTCCTCGGCTGTTGATTCGAAGTCAGCTTGTTAGAGTGCCCTCTTCCGTTTGCCAATCAAGCGGCTGGTGGTATGGTCGAAGCATCCCCCctgtctaaaatatggaaatgtagTCATGTCAACAGTAAAATCAAGCTGAGATTGTTATGTGCCAGTGTTCATTCTGTGTTGCTGTATGGGAGGAACGcatgaaaagtgaactccactgttactcaaaaacttcAAACTTTTGTCAATATctctctgcgtcgtatcatcggagtatgctagcctgacactatctcaaacaaacAATGCGATGCGATCTGATAGaaagatggaagtggcagtagatgtGTCATAAATTaatgagg of Hermetia illucens chromosome 4, iHerIll2.2.curated.20191125, whole genome shotgun sequence contains these proteins:
- the LOC119655495 gene encoding uncharacterized protein LOC119655495; the encoded protein is MTYLKGFCIKIFLAGVIIAHVAAFYSPKSTPTLNLNYLEFSVDKCRRRCLFKFSSEPPRQHRRHSCGARQDCLMCWDYCKMVPLAYSHVPMGPRIVSDMCNDRNFCMPGCKFACKQFKVKLVSEIGASDTNNL